The nucleotide sequence tcaaacagtcataAACCTTTCAATTCTCTTAAGAGTTCACATTCTCAAAAACatgtgaatccaaaggtgacaactcagaattTGTGAATCCTAagaggagagttaacacctttagaggtgagaagtcaatcctataaacactgcccctgggcagtgctggacaatttggaaactgtgattggcccctgtgaaaaggggcagggacaggaaaccaccataaaagccacaaaattcTTCTACTGGGGCAGTCTGGTGAAATTGAATCTTGTGGAGAGTGTCTCTTGGACATAGTCTTTAAGGGAACTTCATTGGAGACTGAAGTTTGGGGTTTGCATAGTgccttcaacttagattctgactcctggattacttcattgggtgagtgaaaagggctgactactttcctagtttcctaagagatgagcttccatcttggaggccTTATAATTACTACCACCCTcttggctgaggactagtataggtattttcttttatctctcctaTAGTTCTccactttattgtttcccctctattttataaacGAACACCTGGTTTGAGATGTAATAACTTCAGCTactacattatttcatataatttaggtccaaccactaaatttaacctttacatctTTCAATGACAAATATACAATACATAGACATAAAAACACATAAGGAAGAAAATGTACAATTTGAAATTAGAAGATATGGGGTTGAATCCTGATGATAAAATTTACTACCTTTGTGTTccatggaagaaaggagaatatttTAAGCAACAGGCGTAATATATTCCAATAATCTCATGAATCAGTAATCTCATCACTATTACTATTCCATTAACTGATTTAGATAGCATTCCATCTATAACTGCCAATCCTGTGTGACTTTTTCATTACATCTAATAATTGACCACAAGGGATCAACTCAATATATTGGCAAATTCCTCAAGTTTCCCTTCCATTATaagtaaataagtgaaaaaaactgacttgtctataatttttctttattcttgtcATCTCATTTTTACAAACCATATTTTTCActgaaatatttgtttaataatattctttttgagataataggaaaaataactgtacaaaaatatctgtagccgagttctttgtagtggcaaaaacctgaaaaatgagagggtgtccattaattggggaatggctgaacaaattgtgttatcttatggtgatggaatattatagctctgaaaggaatgatgaattggaggattttgatatgaactggaaagacctttaggaattgatatagagtgaaaggagcagaaccaggagaacattgtaaacagagactgatacactgtggtacaattgaatgtaaaagattgctatccatatccagagaaagaattgttggagtagaaatacagaagaaaagcatgattgatcatatggttctATTGGGCTATGATTGAATGATTATGCTAGTGCAAACATTAATGATATGtaaattggttttgaacaattatacatgtaaaaccaagtggaattgctcctGGGCACCAGgagcagagagggaagaagggagggaaagaacatgatcatgtaaacatggaaaaatattctaaactaattaaaaaattaaataaaagaaggcTGGAAAAATAATACTAGTTGAATCACTTatcctttctactttccttttttttttaatatgatgggTTATAATATGTATGTCCATCTTATGAAGTGTTGGTTAAAAtgagttttaattaatttatttagtcaaCCAGGACaacaaggaggaagaagaggagaagaaggaagaggatggaaGATAAGGAGGAGGAAAGCAAATCTGAGATCCAGGAGCATGGGCCTGAGCATTGGTTCACCAAGTGGGAGAGGCAGTGCCTGGCTGAAACTGAGCAAGAGGAGCAGATGCCCCCAGAGCTGCAAGAAGAGGCAGTCACTGCGCATCCCAAGCACAAGCAGCAGAAGTTGTGGCACCTCTTCCAGAACTCGGCCATTGCTGTGGCCCAGCTTTACAAAGATCGAGTGAGTCAACAGCAGGAACTTTCCCTCTGGGTTCCCTTCCAAAATGCAGCCACTGCCATTACTAACCTCTACAAAGAAAGTGTGGATATCCATCAACAAAGTTTTGATCTAGGAATTCAAATTGGCTATCAGCGACGCAATAAGGATATGTTAGCATGGGTTAAAAAACACACAAGAACTATTCATAGAGAAGACTTGATCAGCTTCCTCTGTGGAAAAGTTCCTCCTCCACGAAACCCTAGAGCTCCCCAAAGACTAACTATAGTACCCCCTAACCGAGGTACTTCAACAGAAACTAGCTCATCTGTAGAAACTGATTTGCAATCCTTCAATGAAGCCATAGCTCTGCATGGTCTTAGTGGAGCAATAGCTAATATAAACATTTGTTCAAATACTCCAGGATCTCCTACTCATGTAAGCAATAGATCGAATGCTTGTCGAAGGAGAAATGGACTCCATGATGTGGATTTGAACACTTTCATATCAGAAGAAATGTCACTCCACTTGGACAACGGTGGAACTAGAAAGCGTACCTCAGCCCAATGTGGCGATGTCATTATAGACTCACCAACTCATAAACGCAAAAAAATGGTCTAATCTGCAAAATTTTCAAACTCACCATGCTGCTTGAAAGCCACTTGATCCTCAACATACTATTGAAAAGGAAATGAGCTCATCTTCTCTTGTTCACTATTTAAGACAAGTGAATTCAATAATGATTGCCATAAAGGAAGTTTTAGGCATTACAGTAGATGCCTCTTGTAACTATGGCTTTCTTAAACTATAATACCGAGCAGAGGACAACAGATATTGTGTAGTAGTTAGCAAGACCATCATAGGCAAACATGTGACGTAATTTGTAttcttaaaaggaaagaaaaatcgaaactaccacaccaatgcaactaccaacaatttggaaattggtctcgatcaaggacacatgacaaaactagtggaaaggcgcatgggtagggggggtgcggggggggggggttgaaggggaaaggaggatcatgaatcatgtaaccatgttaaaaatgaatattaataaatgtaaaaaaaaggagagaaaagatcaGATGTTTATTTGGttatagaactttttttttgttctttatttcctgCTGTGTTGAATATTTTGCTTCAACAGTATTTGCCAATTTACTGAAATTGTCTATAACATGACTGGGCATATTTGTCAACTTTCTGCAGGCTTCCATTTTCACAGAACTGTACCATGTACCTAGTTTCTATATAGTAACAGTGTGCAAGTTATAAATATTGGGCTGCACCCTTTTTAGTTGTAAAAGAAGTTGATAATTCTGGTGATTGTGTGATAATGAGAAGAGGTGCTATGATAGTCAtgcaattaatatttaatattgaatcAATAGAAGGATCTTTATTGGATTCAATTTTTGTGTTTTAGTGCTCTAAAAGTAGTGATATTAAACAGTAGGATGGTTAAACCTAAACTATAGTGGTTCAAACACCCATGTGCCATGACCTGTAACACTGGAAGAATGTCAGTGTAAAAGTTAGGCCTTTGTTTCAGgaagtagtttattttttaaaatcaaatcaaaacaaaatgtttaaaaagctaAATTTTGCATCCAAGTTGTTAAattgtccttttatttttcaagtcTAGATCACAGTTATTTTCACTTTTGGGGATTTTCTcacatctatctctctatctttctatctatctatctttctttctatcaatCAATAGATtgcaagaaacaaaaataaatatctgtCAACAGACAGATCTGGAAATATGGATACTTACAGATATACATGTCTGTTTAAATATGTAGTTAGCTCTAGAGATATTTATATAGAAGGAAGTCTATATCCCTAAATTTATAGATACAGATTTATAAAGATGTAGAAACACATATTTATAGGTATACTTATTACTATAAAGAAATTGATGTTATATAATTAAATGTATTActacagatataaatatatctaaagaGAGAGGTAATtgatacacacatatgcacacatttatatatattatagaggCAGAGATAGATGTAGAAAGTAGCTATGTAGTTATAAATGGATATAAGATATATGccacacatattttatatatacacatatacatttatgtatacatTCACACAAGCAGAGTAAACAGCcacctcacaaaaaaaaaaaaaaaaaagcattgtcaAAAAGTCAGCtcctaaaaatatatttcctaagaCCAAAGTCTATATTATTATGGTGTattatttttgtctctctctttctgtcccttgCTTTGTGttcatctctgtttctctgtttgtctctctccattcctcttcctctctcctctgcaATGGTGCTAATTCTGGATGGCATGAAAGATATAATCTTTCTTCTTCAACTACTACTACTTCTGCATTTTGAGCAACTTCCTCTTCCTATATTCTCTTGCAAGTTGTGTTTCTTACACATGTGCCAAAACATAATTACATGCCCAGTTGAACATGCAAATCCATGGGaatattttcataaaaccaatttaCAATAAACACTGAGCATAATTAGAAACAGAGAACCAGTCCCATCCCATCCCCAAAGAAAATTTTCAACCAACAAGATAGTCAATGGGtttctgagaatacaaagaagacAGGGATGTGTTACTAAGCACAATCAATGCCCATCAGTATCCcgttatatataaacatatttggaTCTCCCTGAATAAAAAACTCCAACACACATGTACTTGTATGTTTCTCTGTGTACTCATGTATTTAAGCATACAAAGGTAAgagatatacatgtatgtatgtatttatatggcAAGCCCAACCCTTTAAATGTacagaaaatatatgaataaaaattgaCAGAGCAGATTTTGCTGAATTGTGAATTACTTGGCATTTGAAAATATTACCTTTTGCCTTTAAATTCCTGTAACTATAATATTAAAGGATAAGAAGAATTTCAAGTTCTATATTTCCTTGTTGCTTAGCAAGACTTCCCTGAAAACTTTCCTACCACATAGTTATCTAtctgtttgtgttttttttttctttccaggctTTATAgtgtggtggcactcccagggggatcaggaagcagagtgaagcagtgttcatttagactctgcacaaggcgcagctctgcatggaatctagagttcccaagcttgtagcttagtgaggtatgatgaaccccaagtttagaaatagtttgtagattgaagacccccaaagcttgtgcttgtttccctgagaatccaccctgaagggaatctcaggttagcagttgcagactgattAATgaaccctagggtaaatgctaaatccCCTTTTGttctaggtagtcttccccatagcatcaaagacccttcccaggaagactacctgggcagggaccattcctttagtatccattgtgtaagcagtccctttcccctccaccctagcctctagctatgatccctttctctagcttgattgtatcctgtcagtataatgtcaatcatctctcccagccccaggatcttcccaaaaggtatataagttctccaatttcctttgttcctaggaGTCCTCATCTAGTGTGGTGGCACTCccgggggatcagggagcagagtgaagcagtgttcatttagaccctgcacaaggcgcagctctgcataagaggccaggtagccctcatccccctttcccttgattaaagagtggttttatgactatttaatagttctgcgtttttctaagttaacaatagAAAGAAACTTCATGGTCTCTGAAAAGAAGGGAGATCTATTTCCTATAATTGTTTTATCAGTATGGCCTGAGAATGAATGACCAACCACTATCATGCTTCAGCCTCCACCTctgatctaattttaaaaataatttcccttaaaTTCCCATTCCATTTGTTCTGAACAGCATACAAAGTAACATGACAAATCGACAGTATAAAAAATGTTATGTCTACATGGATTTTCACATTGATAGATTATCACTGATAAATCCTAAATCTCTATCAGAGTTCATCAGTGGTCTAggcacaagcaaaaaaaaaaaaaaaaagacagcaattAAAGTATACAACTAAATGCTCATTGTTTTGAAATGGTTTTGCCGTGTTTTGGTCTCCAGTTGGAAATTGATTATTCAGACAAGTGTAACTACATGCTCATTTGTAGCTGGAATTGCAGAGAACAGATTAAATTCATGGACAGTGTCACCATTACActgctttttctaaaaaaaaaaggtaggactTCTCTGTATATAACTATTATAATCACTGGCTGCTTCCACATTTCCAGCTCTTTGAGCTTCAGGGAAAACATAGGGCTAACTAGCTTAGAGTGAATATGTGGATAAACAAATAGAGCTTAAATCCTTGATCTTATTTTAGTCTGATTTCACTAgagattaaataataatttagtcaattactaaatatatttaatataatgtcTTGTTCAAAGAAGATTCAGAGAAACTAGAAATGTAATGAGAGTGTGAGATCATAGTATCTtagattaagagctggaaagTATCTTAGAATTTCTTGAatccatctctctcattttataaatgaaacaaCAAAGGCACAAAAAAATTCAGTATATTTTCCAATATCTAACAACTagtgtgtgaagatgggattaaatctaccctgcctaCTTTTTGATTTAAACACCAGAAGCTTATACACCCCACTTAGCCTTGAGTGGGGGAGGTCTATAATCTATGTGTGCAAAAGTAGATgataaatcagaattgactgactgccccctgggcaattctaagcaaagctttagctgtaattggtacacataaaatggaaggaaggcacaggaagtgatgaaaggaatggtctttaaaagtggccagaacttcctAGGACATGCTCTTTcaccttgaactggaccctggaggtGCTCTGTATGAGGATCTTGGACTGCTTTCTTTTTGAACCACCACATGAATGAAAAACACTGACCCTTCCCTGAATTTTCTGAAGGAGTTATCCTCAGGGGATGAAGCCCCTGCTTTATTCATCACTgggccctcagctcaaggctaAGGCCCCTCAGGCTAAGGACTAATTATCCCcacctgggttgagccaggggcctgAGCAAAATACTTGATGTGTTAGTTTAGATAccttaccctatcctctctctgattttcttactttcactctctcttcctctttgtaaataaattgccataaaagtcattctgacttgtgtctttcatttggaattaagtacttaattcctggtgaccatattctctgataaatttagtccaGACTTTTAGTTTTACCCCTGACACATTTCTCCCCTTCACAAGAGTCAGTGTGAGTTAATATGTGTGAATGTGTTGTCTATGTGTGTCAGGGGAATTTAAACTCTATATCACAATATGTCTTTGAGTTGGCAGTAGCTCTCCCTATTCCCATTCAGACAAGAATTTGTTCAAGTAAATCTTTTAGGTTTCTGCTGGGTAAGCCCTGTACCACTGCCAGTGTGAGCCAAAGTAGCTTAACCAGTGCCTCTCTCTTGATTATTTTGATGGGTTGTTAAAATCCCTGATTCAGATATCAGAGAAGACCAAGAAAACTACAGCTGATTAAATGAGTGTGTTTGAACAGAACCACACAGACACATATCCTCACTTATCTATTACTTTTTATGGTGTATGTAGAGGTAACAACTGAACAACCCAATGCGAACAAAAGTACAAATTCCCGTGAACTCAGAAgttctgattctcaatccactgagcctcctagctccCCCATAATCAATTTTTAAGTTTAAAGGAAACGaatcttttaaatgtttttgatttgCCCCAGGAACAAGGCTGGGGAATGACAAGAATCAGTGTCCAACCCAGTTTCTCTGAAACaaaattttctcatattttcattgtACGATACCATCTCTACAGGGATATCATGATCAAAATGGGAACCAAATTGTAAACAAAAACTACTTTATATCCCAATTaggaaaaaacagacaaacacacTTGCATTTGGAATTAAAATACCTCTGATCAAATCTTAACTCAACTATACTTTTATGATTGGAACAAGTCCTATTGCCTCTCTGGGGCTGTTTCCTTAATTGTATAGTTAAGGTCTTAGAATAATTAATCCCTGTGGTACCTAACCATTCTCTCCCTATACTCCTTAAGAATTTGAAAGCTTCAcagcattattttttttagttcttacaTTCTGTCTAATAATTGACATTATctttcaattctaaggcagaagagtgataagagtgaggtaatgggaattaagtgacttgtccaaggatatatagaggtaggaagtatctgagttcagctttgaacacagaacctccaAGTACACTTAGTGGCTCTATGTGCAGAGCCACTAATCTGCCCTTGAACTTTATACCATTTTAAGTAAAGGAAACTGGGTAGAAAATAAAACCACTCAAAATTAGTTTTACCTttagaaaataaatcatttattctttcttcaaaGACTATGAGGCTTTGTAAAGAGGGTGGACAGATGGATCAGATTTCTGGAGGTGTCTATCAAAATATGACAGAAGaattatgaacttttaaaaataaagattcatcTTTATTTCATGACAAAAGCAATACTCTTaccatatgatatatatacatatataagtataaatataaatgatatacaaataataaatatatatgatatatatatgtgtatatatatagatgcacgcgcacatacacacacatatataaatatatgtatttatatactttaGGTTTACATTGCTCCTAAATTTAAATAAACACCACTCTATATTACCTTATTTACTACCAAGTGGCCTAATGAGAGCATGAATGTATCAAGAAATGTGGTGGGACTTATTGATGTATTAGGATGGAGTGactgaaaataaattaatcacAGCAACAATAGTCTTTACAGGAATATTACATATCAgactctgtgctaagtactaggtgGACAGATTCAGAGTGGAAGCCTCTGCCATCAAGGTTCTTATATTATAATCATGGAAGACAGCAGAGGGGAAATGGTACATGGGAGAATGACcagtgaaaggaaagagatggTAATGGGTAGGGTAAGTTCCTACCCATCACCATCTCTTAccctttttactttatttaggTAAGCTCTGTCACCTTCTTAAGGACTCCtccattaaacacacacacacacacacacacacacacacacacacacacacacacacacacaccattcctCAGTGTTAGCTTTCATTCTTAGAATGTAATGTcattgagggcagaaactgtctctttttctgtatttgtataCCTAATGCTTGGCACGATGTCTAATGTAAGTATCCTCATAAcgaatattgatgttactgtggtTCATTTTCAGTCACTCTATCTTAATACATCCTTTTGCCCTAAAACATGGCAGTTCTTGACATACTCTTGATCACATTACTACATGCATTTACTCCTGGAGGCAACAGGAAgacactgaagtttattgagtaaggaaaCAACATGATGAGACTTGTGTATTAGTAAAATCACTTCAGTGACTGAATGGAGAGTGAATTAGTATGAGAAGAGACAATGTCAGCAGACTCATTAGTACATTTTTGCAGTAATCTAGGCATGAAGTGAATAGCGTCTACCCTAGAGTTTTGGCAGTGTCacaggagagaagaggaatatTCAAAAGATGGTGCTAAGGGAAATCGTCAGGCTTTGGCAACAGCTTGCATTTAGGGGATGATGAATTCAGATGACTGCTAGGTTGTGAGCCTCAGGGACCTGGAGGAGGATGTTGTCTTCCATCAtaacagggaaggaaggaagagtggaAGTTTTgggaggaaagaatatgaattctgttttggacatattaagtTTAAAGTCTACTAGATATCCAGTTTAATATCTGAAAGACTGTTGGAGATTGTGAAATTGGAGATCAGCAGAGATATtggggcaggaaaggtagatttgtatttatattatatcaaaatatagGTAGATTTGTAAATCATCAATACAAGGATGATAATTAAATACATGGGAACTGATGTTGGCTGTTGCTTTGTTaatgatatttacaaaaataaatataagaaaattttaGTTTAATCACTTGAAAGATTTTACTATACCTTCTCCACACTTGAATCTGTCTCTCAGCATGTATTCCACCACTGTTAGCTAAGAGATAAAAGCCTAGTCTTTGGGGTATGTATGCTAATATTgtttctttcccctgtttctgTGCTAATTGTTTTAGtcttaattaaatgttttatcttCAAAAAGTTACTACTTGCATGCATTTGTAGTAAAAGGACATGTAAGTTCGAACCTTGAAGGGACTTTTGAGATCCATCAAATGCATTTTGATGGGAAGGACACTGGATTTCTTAGTGGAAAGTAATTTCTTCAAGATTTCTGACTAGAGATACAAAGTACTTTCTAATATACCAAAATGCCttgctaaattttatttatactCCACAAACAGTTCTGTACCCAAAGCTGTTGAATGTTTTTGTCTTCCCTTTGCTGTTTTTCagtaagaatggaaagagagagcaTCTTATTATGACAatactttgtcaaatgctttaaCAGGGATTGAAGAACTTTCTTTGCTATAAGTATGCCTTAAGAGAAATCTGCTTACTCAGTGATGAAATGTGACACTAAaaaacgatgatgatgatgacaaaaataaagatgacCTAGGGCCTAGTAGAGATCTAAACATAGGAGGCTCTGAATGAATGCTGCTCATTAATTAtagaaaattatgttttaaaaggaGTAAAGAAGTCCTGGCTTTAGGGGTGGAGAATAGCTTAGGTGTGGAGATGGAACAAGCTGCACTCAAAAAAGATATTtgaggagaagctaggtggctcagtaaataaaACACTAGGTCTGAAGATGGGAatttctgggtttaaatctggtctcagacacaccCTACctagatgaccctggacaaatcacttaacctaaactgtctagcttttaccactctcctgtcttggaaccataactgagtattgtttctaagacagaaggtaatgattagaaagagatatttgaaggtattgaatgaaatgaatgaaaaggaaaagataggTGGGGGAATTTACCTTAATTAGCCACTatcatcattctttttcattgattGTATCATCCTCATTATTCATTTCTTAAGGCAATGGAAGAAACACTGAGGAATTATTCTCTGGGAAACATGCATGAGTCTTTGACTGCCAGGCAATTTTGGCAATAGGAAACAAGCCTTTAAACTTCTAAcatgaatgtttattgatattCTGTtgttaaaagaaaatctttattCAGGTCTTGCCCTCAATAATGAGGCAAACCCAGGAGGGGAAAATTTAAAGTTTATTGTATCACCCAAGGCAAAGGCATATTGAATGTAGGCAGGCATCTGAATTCAGAGTGCTGTTTTTATAGACATATTCAATAAGGAAAAGACAATAGTAATAGgtgaatatttctttcttttaatataattttttaaaaaaaatttttccccatggttacaagatccatgttgtctccctcccctcttattTCCCCccttctggagttgacaagcaattccactgaattatacatgtattatcactcaaaacctatttccatgttattcatttttataatagagtagtcttttaaaaactgaaacccaaaatcatgtatccatataaacaagcgagaaatcatatgttttcttctgtgtttctactcccacagtttttttctttttctctagctatggatagcattccttcttaTAAATCTCTtaggattatcctggatcatttcattgctattagtagcaaagtctattacatttgatcatcctacaatgtatcactttctatgtataatgttctcctggttctgctcatttcattccacatcagttcgtgggagtccttccagttcttattGAAATCAAGCAATGCTGAACATTTCTAAAAAGAACTGGCCAGAATCTTTCACCTTCTTCTTTATTGCCATATCATACAGTAAAGAAATTAGAGATAAGGATATGAATTAAAACCCTTCGGTTTATATCTAGACTACAAAGGACAAGAGAATGATATCAAAAGGTctccttttccttcaaaatttcctTCATAAACCAGACAAGCAATACTGGAAATAAGGGTGTCACTCAGATTCAGTGACTCAGAACATATGTCAATACTCTCACCTAGGATTTGGGAGAATTAGTCACTAAATGGACTGAAAATGTAAGGAAGGTAAAAACTGTTTGAAAGAGATATTGCTCcattaaataacaaattaaattatcatttcaaaatagaaattagaTAAGGATTTTAATGCTAAAAATGGCACCTTGATTCCAGTGCACCAAGAGCCTAGTCAGCAAACAGAAAGTGAACACTTCAGCTCCTGAGTCAGAAGGATTTTGAGGATCCTTCTGCTCTCTCCCCACATTCCTCACACTCTTTAAATGACAAATCCTTCCAGAGACTTGGGTAGATTGTGCTAGACCGTGGagaaacaattacaaaaaaataattcTCCCCTATAGGGAATTTATTTAAATGGTGGAAACCACAAGttcatatctaaatatttataatataaatacaaagtgaaTAAATGCAAATGAATGCCAAGTGGTTGTAACAGTTGTTGTTTGGTCCTTTTTCAGTCATATATTACTCTTCATTGGCTCATTTCAGATTTCCTTAAGAAAGATATCAGAGTGTTTTggtgtttccttctccagttctttttatagatgaggaattaaaacaaaataaattaaattattttccagggtCATATATGGGGGACAAGTCTAGGGAATTCctccagaggccagatttgaactcaggaagatgagttccttACCTACTGTACCAACTAGTTGCCCCAGTTACATATTAGGTAGCCTTGAGGGTTCTAACTGTTGGGAGTATCAGAAATTCAGTAAGGAGAAGGTGGTGTCTGAGTTGATTCTTAACCAAATAGAGTGATTTTATGAAATAGAGATGAGAAATGTGGAAAATTTGAGCATGAGGGACAGTCAGCAAATTTTAGCAGAtttttggcatatagtaggaatttaataagtttctattaatttattttttaattcaatatcttaaggaaggttatatatatatatatatatatgtatatatatatatatacatatatagctgtATGTATTGAAGGGAAGAGTTTAAGTATTATAAAAAGAAGCTTAATGTCTATGAATagaagactgggttcaaattccaactgtCACTGATTGTATGAATCATTTACCCTTTTGgggtctcttttttctcctctgagaATTAGGAAATTAGACCAGATGGTCTTTTAGATCCCCTCAAAGTCTATGTCTATGAACCTACAAAAGGAAAAGTAGAGTCATGGAGACAATGTAGAATATTgtaattagctattattaatatcattttacaattgaggaaactgaggcaaacggttTTTCTATCTAGTTTCTAAGGG is from Gracilinanus agilis isolate LMUSP501 chromosome 2, AgileGrace, whole genome shotgun sequence and encodes:
- the LOC123236528 gene encoding UPF0472 protein C16orf72-like, whose protein sequence is MEDKEEESKSEIQEHGPEHWFTKWERQCLAETEQEEQMPPELQEEAVTAHPKHKQQKLWHLFQNSAIAVAQLYKDRVSQQQELSLWVPFQNAATAITNLYKESVDIHQQSFDLGIQIGYQRRNKDMLAWVKKHTRTIHREDLISFLCGKVPPPRNPRAPQRLTIVPPNRGTSTETSSSVETDLQSFNEAIALHGLSGAIANINICSNTPGSPTHVSNRSNACRRRNGLHDVDLNTFISEEMSLHLDNGGTRKRTSAQCGDVIIDSPTHKRKKMV